The following proteins are encoded in a genomic region of Bacillus sp. FJAT-22090:
- a CDS encoding alpha/beta hydrolase produces MKKRVIIWTSLLTSILTATATVFGYFVTNKLMYMKKKEDDFILNREITSKRLDEAWFRAVNKTEKWIESINGYSLKAIFVEPLQTNNYVIICHGVTENKINSLRFVRMFERLGFNSVVYDHRRHGDSGGKTTSFGFYEKIDLQSIVEAVRERAGENAIIGIHGESMGAATMILYAGSIIDDADFYISDCSFSNFEEQVLHIMRQTTPLRSSLAIRFANLFLKMRDGYTLNLVSPIDVVDQIEKPMLFIHSLEDDFILPVMTEELYEKKKGPKSLKLFDIGAHAKSFNENGEEYEQVVADFLQQNNLLNK; encoded by the coding sequence ATGAAAAAACGTGTAATCATATGGACGAGTTTGTTAACTAGTATTTTAACAGCTACTGCCACTGTTTTTGGTTATTTTGTCACTAATAAACTAATGTATATGAAGAAAAAAGAAGATGACTTTATACTCAATAGAGAGATAACATCAAAACGATTAGACGAAGCTTGGTTTCGTGCTGTGAATAAAACAGAGAAGTGGATTGAATCGATAAATGGATATTCGCTTAAAGCTATTTTTGTAGAACCGCTTCAAACAAATAATTACGTAATTATATGTCATGGAGTAACAGAAAATAAAATTAATTCTCTTCGTTTTGTTCGCATGTTTGAACGATTAGGATTTAACAGTGTCGTTTATGATCATCGTAGGCATGGAGATTCTGGTGGAAAAACAACAAGTTTTGGATTTTATGAAAAAATTGATTTGCAATCTATTGTAGAAGCAGTAAGAGAACGTGCTGGAGAAAATGCCATCATAGGGATACACGGAGAATCAATGGGTGCTGCGACTATGATACTATATGCAGGCTCCATAATAGATGATGCTGATTTCTATATTTCCGATTGTTCTTTTTCAAATTTTGAAGAACAAGTTCTTCATATTATGCGACAAACAACCCCTCTTCGATCCAGCTTAGCTATTCGCTTCGCTAACTTATTTTTAAAAATGCGAGATGGTTATACATTAAATCTTGTATCTCCGATCGATGTGGTGGATCAAATAGAGAAACCGATGTTGTTTATTCATAGTTTAGAGGATGATTTTATTCTTCCGGTAATGACAGAAGAATTGTACGAAAAGAAAAAAGGTCCTAAGTCATTAAAGCTTTTTGATATTGGGGCACATGCAAAATCTTTCAATGAAAATGGCGAGGAATACGAACAAGTTGTTGCGGACTTTTTACAACAAAATAATTTATTAAACAAATAA
- a CDS encoding YneF family protein has product MQTWIWIVIVIVALIAGAAIGFYAARQYMMKYLKENPPINEQMLRMMMAQMGRKPSEKQVKQMMNQMNKMQNK; this is encoded by the coding sequence ATGCAAACTTGGATTTGGATTGTTATTGTAATCGTTGCATTAATTGCTGGAGCTGCAATAGGCTTTTATGCTGCACGTCAATATATGATGAAATATTTAAAAGAAAATCCACCTATTAATGAACAAATGCTTCGTATGATGATGGCACAAATGGGTCGCAAGCCTTCTGAGAAACAAGTAAAACAAATGATGAATCAAATGAATAAAATGCAAAACAAATAA
- the tkt gene encoding transketolase, with product MSLQSDLLAINTIRTLSIDAIDKANSGHPGLPMGAAPMAYTLWTKHLRHNPNNPNWFNRDRFVLSAGHGSMLLYSLLHLGGYDLPMEEIKNFRQWNSKTPGHPEFGHTAGVEATTGPLGQGIGMAVGMAMAEAHLAASYNKPNYEVVDHYTYALCGDGDLMEGVAAEAISLAGHLQLSKLIVLYDSNDISLDGDLNKSFSEKVEKRFESYGWNYIFVKDGNDLEEISAAIEKAKAQNDKPTLIEVKTVIGFGSPNRAGKSDAHGMPLGKDETLLAKASYKWSFEADFHVPDEVYETFKEASKRLGVEQESAWNEKFHAYSNEFPELADTLKRAINGELPENFDEAMKVYEEGSSHATRSASGDAINAIAQNLPSFFGGSADLAGSNKTTIKNAGDFSPLNYEGKNIWFGVREFAMGAALNGMALHGGLHVFGGTFFVFSDYVRPAIRLSALMGLPVTYVFTHDSIAVGEDGPTHEPVEHLASLRAMPGLSVIRPADANETKEAWKLAVSSKNKPTILVLSRQNLPTLKGSVEKASEGVSRGAYVISPNEQAEAILLATGSEVSLAIEAQEVLAKDGIQVSVVSMPSWDLFEQQDSEYKKSVLPSQLTKRLAIEMGASLGWHRYVGFEGDVIAIDKFGASAPGEIVMKEYGFSVENVVSKMKNLLEK from the coding sequence ATGTCACTTCAATCAGATTTACTTGCAATTAATACTATTCGTACTTTATCAATTGATGCTATAGATAAAGCGAATTCTGGTCATCCAGGTTTACCAATGGGAGCAGCTCCAATGGCTTACACGCTTTGGACAAAGCATTTACGACATAACCCAAATAATCCTAATTGGTTCAATCGTGATCGATTTGTTTTATCTGCGGGTCATGGTTCTATGCTTCTGTATAGTCTATTACACCTTGGTGGATATGATCTTCCTATGGAAGAGATTAAAAACTTTAGACAGTGGAATTCTAAAACTCCAGGACATCCAGAGTTTGGTCACACGGCAGGGGTAGAAGCAACAACAGGACCTCTTGGACAAGGTATCGGAATGGCTGTTGGAATGGCAATGGCAGAGGCTCATTTAGCAGCTTCTTATAATAAACCAAATTATGAAGTGGTTGATCATTATACGTATGCTCTTTGCGGAGATGGAGATTTAATGGAAGGTGTAGCAGCAGAAGCGATTTCACTTGCTGGACATTTGCAATTAAGTAAATTAATTGTTCTTTATGATAGTAATGATATTTCTTTAGATGGAGATTTGAATAAATCTTTCTCAGAAAAAGTAGAGAAACGTTTTGAATCTTACGGATGGAATTATATTTTTGTAAAAGATGGTAATGATTTAGAAGAGATATCTGCAGCAATTGAAAAAGCTAAAGCGCAAAATGATAAACCAACACTTATTGAAGTTAAAACAGTAATAGGGTTTGGTTCACCAAATAGAGCGGGTAAATCAGATGCTCATGGTATGCCATTAGGTAAAGACGAAACATTATTAGCGAAAGCATCTTATAAATGGTCGTTTGAGGCGGACTTCCATGTACCAGATGAAGTATACGAAACGTTTAAAGAAGCGTCAAAACGATTAGGTGTTGAACAAGAAAGTGCTTGGAATGAAAAGTTCCATGCTTACTCTAATGAATTTCCTGAACTTGCAGATACATTAAAACGTGCGATAAATGGGGAATTACCTGAGAACTTTGATGAAGCTATGAAAGTATATGAGGAAGGCTCATCTCATGCAACTCGTTCAGCATCTGGTGATGCAATTAATGCAATAGCTCAAAATTTACCTTCCTTCTTTGGAGGAAGCGCGGACTTAGCTGGCTCCAATAAAACGACAATTAAAAATGCTGGAGATTTTTCTCCACTAAATTACGAAGGTAAGAACATTTGGTTTGGTGTTCGTGAATTTGCAATGGGTGCTGCTCTAAATGGAATGGCATTACATGGTGGACTCCATGTATTTGGTGGTACTTTCTTTGTGTTCAGTGATTATGTAAGACCTGCAATTCGATTATCTGCTCTTATGGGACTTCCTGTAACATATGTGTTCACACATGACAGTATCGCTGTTGGGGAAGATGGTCCGACACATGAGCCAGTTGAACATTTAGCTTCTTTACGAGCAATGCCAGGATTATCTGTCATTCGTCCAGCTGATGCAAATGAAACGAAAGAAGCATGGAAGCTTGCAGTATCTTCTAAAAACAAGCCAACAATTCTTGTTCTTTCAAGACAGAATCTACCAACACTTAAAGGTTCTGTGGAGAAAGCGAGTGAGGGTGTTTCAAGAGGTGCCTATGTAATTTCTCCTAATGAACAAGCGGAAGCTATCTTACTTGCTACTGGATCAGAAGTTAGCCTTGCGATTGAAGCGCAAGAGGTTCTTGCGAAGGATGGAATACAAGTTTCGGTTGTGTCTATGCCTTCATGGGACTTATTTGAACAACAGGACAGTGAATATAAAAAATCTGTATTACCTTCACAATTAACTAAACGCCTCGCTATTGAAATGGGAGCATCTCTTGGTTGGCATCGATATGTTGGATTTGAGGGAGATGTCATAGCGATTGATAAATTTGGCGCAAGTGCTCCGGGCGAAATCGTTATGAAAGAATATGGTTTCTCGGTTGAGAATGTCGTTTCCAAAATGAAAAACTTGCTTGAAAAGTAA
- a CDS encoding DUF896 domain-containing protein translates to MLSKEKLARIGELSRKSKSSGLSVEEAKEQSSLRKEYLETFRATMRDTIESVKIVDPAGNDVTPLKVQQAKKGKFLN, encoded by the coding sequence ATGCTTAGTAAGGAAAAACTAGCAAGAATTGGTGAACTATCTAGAAAATCAAAGTCTTCTGGATTATCTGTTGAGGAAGCAAAAGAACAAAGTTCATTAAGAAAAGAATATTTAGAGACATTTCGTGCAACAATGAGAGATACAATTGAAAGTGTGAAAATTGTGGATCCCGCAGGTAATGATGTGACACCACTTAAGGTGCAACAAGCTAAAAAAGGAAAATTTCTGAATTAA
- a CDS encoding YneB family resolvase-like protein — protein sequence MKAVIYCRVSTEKETQESSLVRQEEELTGFALAQGYEIARIFTDQHSGYDMEREGLLDLLSFIKEEEIKAVFVQDETRIGRGNGRMAVLHLLQKTNTSVFTLQDKGVLNLNEMDSMLLEILALVEEYQRKLHNAKIKRGMKRAVSQGFRPEKNLKMRGNQEGRERIEVPVDEIVRLRNAGLTFEEIASTLKGLGFDISKATVHRRYIEFIETHGG from the coding sequence ATGAAAGCGGTAATATATTGTCGAGTTAGTACTGAAAAAGAGACACAGGAATCGTCTCTAGTAAGACAAGAGGAAGAACTAACCGGCTTTGCACTTGCTCAAGGGTATGAGATAGCAAGAATATTTACAGATCAGCATAGTGGTTACGATATGGAAAGAGAAGGGTTACTTGATTTATTGTCCTTTATTAAAGAAGAAGAAATAAAAGCTGTATTTGTTCAAGATGAGACTCGAATAGGTCGTGGCAATGGAAGGATGGCAGTTTTACATTTACTTCAGAAAACAAATACTTCTGTCTTTACACTTCAAGATAAAGGAGTATTAAATTTAAATGAAATGGACTCTATGCTTTTAGAAATTTTGGCTCTAGTTGAAGAATATCAACGTAAATTGCATAATGCTAAAATTAAGCGTGGAATGAAACGTGCAGTATCGCAAGGGTTTCGTCCAGAAAAGAATTTAAAGATGCGAGGAAATCAAGAAGGTAGAGAACGAATTGAAGTCCCAGTTGATGAAATCGTAAGATTGCGTAATGCTGGGTTGACGTTTGAAGAAATTGCTTCCACATTAAAAGGTTTAGGTTTTGATATAAGTAAAGCAACAGTACATAGACGATATATTGAATTTATTGAAACACATGGAGGGTAA
- the yneA gene encoding cell division suppressor protein YneA yields the protein MKLLAKNYFLTLFLGLSVTFILSIVIINSQVAEEEYKIKVEPGDSLWALADKFQSEKSRDAWINEVMNLNNLHSAHIKAGDVLIIPNETEHFHLDNSTELAGDSE from the coding sequence ATGAAATTGTTAGCAAAAAATTATTTTCTTACTTTATTTTTAGGATTAAGCGTAACTTTCATCTTATCAATTGTTATTATAAACTCTCAAGTTGCTGAAGAAGAATATAAAATAAAAGTAGAACCAGGTGATTCATTGTGGGCGCTTGCTGATAAGTTTCAATCCGAAAAATCAAGAGATGCATGGATCAATGAAGTAATGAATTTAAATAATTTACATTCTGCACATATAAAAGCAGGAGATGTATTAATAATTCCGAATGAAACGGAACATTTTCATTTGGATAATTCCACAGAGTTAGCAGGGGATAGTGAATGA
- the lexA gene encoding transcriptional repressor LexA has product MKKASKRQEDILAFIKEEVRKKGYPPSVREIGEAVGLASSSTVHGHLARLESKGLIRRDPTKPRAIEILDGTSATIERQGVVHVPLVGKVTAGLPITAIENVEEFFPLPETFGTSDDHLFMLEIMGDSMIEAGILNGDYVVVKQQQSANNGEIVVAMTEDDEATVKRFFKEKSFFRLQPENSSMDPIIVNSVTILGKVVGVYRHIQ; this is encoded by the coding sequence TTGAAGAAAGCATCTAAACGACAAGAAGATATATTAGCATTCATAAAAGAAGAAGTGCGAAAAAAAGGATATCCACCTTCCGTACGTGAAATAGGTGAAGCGGTTGGACTCGCTTCTAGCTCTACAGTACACGGTCATTTAGCAAGATTAGAAAGCAAAGGATTGATAAGAAGAGATCCTACAAAACCTCGTGCCATCGAAATTCTTGATGGTACAAGCGCTACTATAGAAAGACAAGGTGTTGTTCATGTACCGTTAGTTGGTAAAGTAACAGCGGGACTTCCAATAACAGCAATTGAAAATGTTGAAGAATTCTTCCCTCTTCCTGAAACGTTTGGTACATCTGACGATCATTTGTTTATGCTTGAAATTATGGGTGACAGTATGATTGAAGCAGGCATATTAAATGGAGATTATGTTGTAGTAAAACAACAACAATCTGCTAACAATGGTGAAATTGTAGTTGCAATGACAGAGGACGATGAAGCAACTGTAAAACGTTTTTTCAAAGAAAAATCTTTTTTCAGGTTACAACCTGAAAACTCCTCAATGGATCCAATTATCGTCAACTCAGTAACTATACTAGGAAAAGTTGTAGGTGTTTATCGTCACATTCAATAG
- a CDS encoding STAS domain-containing protein: MIRNKLLYDFLRERTWLITERWYATLNKDQKGIYGTLNPEEIDKLKKQNHRFQEKFVYLFNEPSEEFLEIFDDFVETVVEDEGHQKTPLTEIIGEFFRQQYLYLELIEEFVEQYPEELTIKQIFTCHSAIIETINGVILKFSNEFIRQTESRLIAHQEMIMELSAPIIELVNKTAVLPLVGEIDTNRAKVMLEQVLKQCADSHIRHLYIDLSGVPVVDTMVAQQLFHMIDALKLIGVTSSLSGLRPSIAQTTVQLGIDFSNIDTHSTIEQAMRKHK, translated from the coding sequence ATGATTCGCAATAAATTATTATATGACTTTCTTCGTGAAAGAACATGGTTAATAACAGAGCGTTGGTATGCAACACTTAATAAAGATCAAAAAGGAATATACGGTACCTTAAATCCAGAAGAAATAGATAAGCTTAAAAAACAGAATCATAGATTTCAAGAAAAGTTTGTTTATTTATTTAATGAGCCAAGTGAAGAATTCTTAGAAATCTTTGATGATTTTGTGGAAACTGTCGTAGAAGATGAAGGGCATCAGAAGACTCCTTTAACTGAGATAATCGGGGAATTCTTTCGTCAGCAATACTTATATTTAGAATTAATAGAAGAATTTGTTGAACAGTATCCAGAAGAACTTACAATTAAACAAATTTTTACATGTCATAGTGCAATTATTGAAACGATTAATGGAGTCATACTAAAATTTAGTAATGAATTTATAAGACAAACAGAAAGTCGTTTAATTGCTCATCAAGAAATGATAATGGAACTAAGTGCACCAATTATCGAATTGGTTAATAAGACAGCAGTATTGCCGTTAGTAGGAGAGATTGATACGAACAGGGCAAAGGTGATGCTAGAGCAGGTGTTAAAGCAATGTGCTGATTCTCACATCCGCCATTTGTATATTGATTTATCTGGTGTTCCAGTAGTGGATACAATGGTTGCACAGCAACTATTTCATATGATTGATGCATTAAAGTTGATTGGAGTTACATCAAGCCTATCTGGGTTACGTCCAAGTATTGCTCAAACAACTGTACAACTCGGGATAGACTTTTCCAATATAGATACACATTCTACGATAGAACAAGCTATGAGAAAACATAAATAA